Sequence from the Cucumis sativus cultivar 9930 chromosome 1, Cucumber_9930_V3, whole genome shotgun sequence genome:
CACTACTTAAATGTTAGATTCGTTTTTGCCATATTGTCCAAACcccaatttttcaaattttagttatatgaCGTGTATGAAGTCTTATCCCATTCCCCtttagtcatttttctttaaaaaggtaaaaagaaagtttgatttctttattcCCATTAGCatttaattaaagataatCGTGATAGGTAATGGTTTTGGTgactataaatttttatttttactataggTGGAGAATCGAGCCTAACTCAATCCTCAGGGTTGATTGTACAAAATCATGCTTTCTGATGTTCATGTTGACTTGTCAAGAAACAAATAGATTAAAATcatgatatatatatgctGATAAGgtctttggttgaattttgttaatttgaaataataatgatatacacataataaagataaaattaataagGGAAATtcagaaaaatgatttttcttttctgattcttttaaattattcttttatatacttaattagaATCAGTAAAATTGttacttgtttcttttttttaaaaaaaaaaaagtgttactATTGATACCAAATTTTGACCAAACTGATGTGCCTAATCTCCACgtagaaaaccaaaaaaatttattttgaaaaggagagCTTAACCtgccaacaaaaagaaatttggcATTGGTGTAGTGTAAGCCACAACCACTCTATACTTAAGTGATATGTCTCGAAAAGAACTATTTTTATGTActtaatctatttttcttgtttagtATAATGTGGTTAAATGTCTATTTTCTAAAGATTCTCGAGCATATCATGCATTTTAGAGAGTTATGTCCATTTGGCGTTAATTTCAAGCAATCGGGAATGAAGTTGGGTAACGAAGCTTCAAGAGTAGCAACAATTTGACTCCAACGGATTTTCTACAAAAgtatactaaaattaaaaaaaaaaaattgccaaATTCACTCTTTTTTCATAGTTAAGATTAAACTTGtcattgatgaattatttgctattttaaaacataatttttctagGAAAATTGGATTAAATGATacaaacatttagaaaaaaacaactcatgacacttattttttacatattgcgaatatggcAAAATTAGTGATAATAGACGGTAATTATAAGGTTATCAGAGGGCTATCAGACAGTAATTATAAGGCTATCAGAGGGCTATCAGACAGTAATCATAGGGTTatcaagttttaaatttgctatttttacaatttagaaaatgtagtgataTGGACcctattattataaatatttttgctatttttgcaaaagccccatttttctatgaaaagaaCTAAATGGTGACTGATCTATCGCAAGACCCTGGTGGAAATCCCAGATTTAACACAAAATGTTGGTGGAAGTGAATCTCAAGTCTTGGTGGATAAATGTTGGTGGAAGTGAATCCCAAGTCTAAGCAAGAATGAGTTGTGTTCGTGATGCTAGACGTTGGTGAGTGTGAATCCTAGATCTAGtaagaaatgaaatgtgaGATGCTAGTGAAAGTGAATTTCAGGTTTATTGTGTGACGTTGGTGAAGTGAATCCCATGTCTATCGCGTGATGCTATTGAAATGAATCTCAGGTCTGAGATGAGATTGAATGTTACGAGATGCTAGTagaaatctcaaatttatcaCAAGATGCTGGTGGAAATCCTAGGTTTAATGCATGACGCTGGTGAATTGAATCCTAGGTTTAGGCGAGTAAATGTTGGTGAAGCAAATCCTAAGTCTAGGTGATTATATGTGGTTGAGAGAATCCCAGGTTCCGATGGTGAATGGTGAGTGTTTGTTGAACTGAAAAGTGTGGCACCATGATAATGTGTGGACATGATCGTTATTATAGTCCTTTTTTGTTAGACCAACGAGATTAAAACACCTAAGGGATGCTCAAAACGTGTAACTTACGttgtaaatgaataaatagtTAGAAACATGGCTTACATAAATGTTGTTCATGTTTTACGTGTTTAACATGTTTAAATGCAAGACAAGTgggtaaaagtaaaagaagcAATTCGCACACGACGTCTTGTGCAAGGACAATGCGATGGATTGTGCTTGGCGATTAACAACCTCAGACGACGAAGCTATAACATCACGCGAGGAAAGCTCACAAAACGACAAGGATGTTAATTGGAATGATGTGACTTCTTAGAGACAAATGATGGCACTAACACACTTACAGGAGCAGAGTTTTCCCGCTGAAAAAGTAACCTATACAAGCACTTTATCTCCAtcgagagaaaaaaaaatgggggAGAGGCCCGAAGCCTGAATAGGCCAGCGAGGAAGAGAAACTCAAGTGACCAGAGAAAAACacagagagagaaagagtttGAATAAAACACCTGGAGATTAAACAATCGTGATAAAAGGAAAGATTAATTGTTGTTTATCTCTTAATCTGTAATAATACGTTCCATCTTtctgtttttccatttttttttcattatagtGTATGTATTGTGTATATTGTACAACGGTTGAAAGTCCACATTCTTCATACATAAACTGCATGTTTACACCTTTTCAATCCACCATCTCTTAACATCTCACCTATCTCCGTGTTATTAAATGAGAAGAGTGTGATAAATTCTTGATAAGGAGTTCAACTTATAATTCTTGTTGCATTAGTTGAGCTATGTTCATCCCTTGGCCAGTGTCAATCGCCAACTACTCGAGAGGGCAAGTAACAAGGATAAGGCTAACGCGCGCAAGGAGAATTTTAAGACTAGATTTATTGTAGCTAGATAGTTTTAGGATAAGTTAGTTGATTAGGATGTTGAGTTGAATTAGTGTGGCAATTTGATAGAGTTATTTATATTGTCTTTGTAAATGatatgaaatattcatatatatatgtaaagttttggaaatgattatatatatatatatagtgaaagattttatttatatatgttcaagttttgaaactatattaatATCGTTGTCCAACTATACAGGACTATGGGAGCACaatacaagaacaaaaatatcattgaattaattttttaaaaaaaattgaaacatgcttgacggtttttaaatatcataaacaagtgcattcttgacggttttaaaatgtgatAAATAAGTgcattcttgacggttttaaaatgtcataaacaatgAATTTCTTGACGGTTattaaatgtcatgaacatTCATACACTTGAAGGTTTTTAACTGTCatgaaaatttgtatatttgacatttataaaatgtcaacGTTaactattcttgacgtttttctCAACTGTCAAGAACTTTGGCTTTCTTGACGCTGGCTTCAAggacggttttaaaaccgtcaagaatagtgattcttgacagtttaaaaacgtcaagagagcctgtttttgtagtagtggaAATTTGGAAACAAATGTCATCTTAAGCGAGGTAGCTTCCAACATTTGTATCCCAAAAGGTGAACAAGTGCGAACAATAGACACTGAGAGGTTGTCGTTCTTAAACGAGAATTCCTATAAGTATTACAAGTCAAGTTCTCTAGATATAATTTGTCTAAGCAAGCATAGTCATTTATATCCTGAAAGGCAAACAAGTGTGACGTTGAAACACTTTGTGAGAAGGCCGCCTTAATCATGGCAATTATAGTGTGTTAAGGTTATCACAACACCTAACATTTGATAGCACGTAGAATTTATTTCAACCTTCATTTGTATACAATTTAGATCATTTCACTCTCCCCTAGCTTAATTTACTCTCTGTGCACGAGTCTCAAGCTGTAAATAATTAGTTGTGGTTAGCTTcatattctttcaatttaattaccATAAAGTTAAACGATAAGTGGAATCTAGAACTAGCATCTATAACAATTCCCTGTGTTCAACCTTGGATCACCTAGGTAAATCTGTTGTTCGCTTGCACTTGGTCGAGCAGTATAAAAACTTGTGCTCAACGAGGCACATGGTGAGCACTTTCAATGTTATGATCATAACCTGTGGCTTTTCGTCTAGAATCAAGGCGAATACAAAGAGTTACATCAAGCGCTGATGTGCGATGACCTGACTCGGTGATGTATTGCACTTGTGTTATACACACACAAATTTAGTAAGTCCAAATTGAATAACCAACCACATGAATGCACTCGTTGTGTTGTAACttgtattgaaaatttgtgttGATGCTTTGAATGCGTCAAGAGATCCTTTCTCGACTTCAATCTTGACGCGAATTTATGCATCGGATTCCTTTCTCGAAgttttttcatatatctcCCAACGGCCAAAAGCGTCGGGAGATCctcattttcttgtagtgatgGATTCCTTAAAATGAGATATTCAACCAAGAAAGCCCCTTAGAAgcttcaaattacaaaattggtaTGAAATTAAAGCGGATATGACTGCTCCTAATCGAAATTACTGAGGGTATGATATTCCTGTTTGGAAGCTCAACACAAATGGCAACTTTGATATTGCTTCTGTTAAAAGGCTCTTATCTCTATCAACCATACTGACGCTTCCAACATCAATCCCTTTGTATTCAAGACTCTATGGAAAgttgattttccaaaaaaagtgtaaattcTTCATCTGAACGCTGATTCATAAATGTATAAACATGGCAGTCAAACTCCAAAAAGATTTCCCAATTGGTATCTTAACTCAAAATGTTTGTGTTCTTTATGCAAAAATCATGCAAAAGACTTAGATCACCTTTTCATTTCCTGTCCttttttcaaagatttttgGTTTAGGATTGTTAATTTGCTGATTGGAAACATATTCTCAAATATTGCTTCTCTTTGCAAGGACTTGTGTTGtatcaatataaataacaaagagTGGACCATCACCTTCAATACATTGTTGTCACTTTATGGGTTATTTGGCCGGAAAGAAATAACAGGATCTTTAAGAGGTCGGATAGAAGTACTGTTGAGATATGAGATGACATAcaagcactacaagaaaaatggtctacgatgacagttattttctttcGCGAAAAAAtttgtgacagttatttacagTCATAGTATCGCGTGTCGTGTAATATCCTTCTATGACAGTTTCAAAAAATTGTCACAATATGTGTTTtcatgacaaaaaataaatgtcattaattagtattttatggcaacaaataactgtcatatatttttttgtgacAATAAATAACTGTCACCATTTACACATTTATGGTCGTTACAAAATTGTCATGAATTCTTATattatgacaattttttagtGTCAAGAAAATGCCAATTTACGACAACGCTGGATTGAACGGAAGGGCACGAGGGGGGACCGTGGTGGTGACGGGGTCAGAAGATGGCCGGATTAGGGATACCCTTCTTCACGCACGAGAGGATTTGGGAAAATTAAGGGTTtaaatttggagaaaatgttttttttttaaatattaagttgtaattttaatttattcttttttattttaatataaaataattaatttaatggtAACATTCTATGATACGCGAAAAGTGTTATCCGAAaaattccatcttttttcGCCAAAAATGCGAAATTTTCCAATTTGTGACAgttctttcttctccctccCATTTCGTGAGATACACAACTGTCATAGTAGACAGATTTTGTTGTAGTGAAGCTAACTCGAGTTTTTAGACTAGCATATCAAagctttttttcaaattattgtgCTAGTTCTATTGCTTTGAATATCAATGCTTTTGTATAACTTTATCTTTGGGCTTACCTCTAGCCCTACATGTTCACTCCTGACTTCATGtacttttttccttatttttattgaagcGGGAGTGATGAAGGTGTTATTGGGGTATTCACTAAGTGAAGATGTTCGGGTCTCGACTGACCcatagtatatttttttaaaaaaagaaattgatacattaaatgaaaagtagtATTGTGATTGTGATCATCTATGTAGTTATATCTTTCTTACCTTCCCTCTATCATGATTACTTTCACAAATAGTTCACtgattttacacaaaaatcATTGTTATgatccaaataaaaatttcacaaaatgaGAAAAcgtaaacaataaatatatattgactTCTTAAAGCTTGCAATTTCGTAAATAACACATAATTCTTCGTATACAATTTAGATCTATATATAACACACattcaaacaattattttcatacacatacacaaacattttattgagaaaacaaaaagaaaaccaaacatGCAAGTAAACATCAATACATTATTCATCAAATTAATATGGCAAAACCTGTGACTTATTCACTAACTCTTTGGTGGTGTAAGGCCAGCCCTTATACTTTGAATAACAGCCACATCAGTCTTGAACGCCTCAGCAAGAACCTCATCACTAATCCCACTCGTAAACACCGTCGATGATGGCAACGCCACAGTGCCAGGGTTAGCACTGGCGAAGGTGGCGATGGCCGTGGCAGAGTTTCGAGGGTCAACATTGAGCTGGAAATGGACCAACCCTTTGGGGAACAAAAACAAGTCCCCAACTTGAAGGGTCTGGTTGAAGAACTGGTTGGCGGTATCGACAAAGCCAACTTGGAGGCTGCCGCTGACGACAAGGAGAAGCTCGGCAGAGCGAGGGTGGGAATGAGGTGGGTTGATGGAGCCAGCCGGGTACTGGAGGATGGCCATGGAGACGCTCTGGCTGAGAAGGGCTGGGAACTCGGAGAAGGTGGCTTTTGTgggtttgaaatttgaagggAAATCGGTGAAAGCTGAGCGGAGGCCTGTGAAGGTGAAGAAAGTGCCGTTGATGATGGCGTCAAGGGGGGATGTCAAGTAGTCGACGACCGGATCTGGGTCACTGGATTTGGCCATGGAAAAGATGcttaaaatgaagaagaagaagaagaagaagaatgtggTTGATTTTGTAGAAAGGAAAGCCATTTTTCATATGGGTTTGAGGATCCAACAAGGTGTGATTTTATAGGGCAATTATGGATGATCTATCTTGTAAACAATGAGAAACTTCACAGTTTATAAgatctaaattataaaaggaaaagactTCGGTGGCATCTAAATATCTTTGTGTATTTTGGCATCtaattgtgtatatataataaaattcactTCCTTCCACCAACtttacataatttttcttagtcAATCTATGATTGAAAGATGGGTCAAAGTATGCGATTTAGGAAGGGGTTATGCGTTGaagctttttttaattattattttccaatcAATTGATGGGAGCCAtgctttcaaatttcatagtGGGTTACCTTTGATAATTACAAAGATAGGTTATTTTCTCCTTTCTATGTATGGGattcaatatatatagatataaatgGGATTTTTGGTGGGAGGTGTTTGGAAGGACTCTTGATTCGTAAATGTTGAAGAACTCGAGGGTTTAGTTTCAACAAAAATTGGGAAGATTGGTGTCTGTGATCTCTATgctacataaataaaataaatgtaaaaagtcCGGATATTCTATATGTATACTATCAAAACAACCTTCGCATTTTCTTATGATCTAGTGGAAATGCcttgatttaattatataatatcttCACACATATGGTGTTACATTTAGTTTCAACATGTCCAACAATACCTCCAAATTCTTTTCCAGTCTATGCACTCTCTACCATaaatttgaccatttttcATGACAAAAAGCctaatataaaatagaaaagactaaaatatattttttcgaTGCTGTTTGAATCgttcataaaaagaagaagaaagaagttgGGAGAGAGGTATGGTAGGAGATCTCATTCTCTCCACGCAAAATCCTTGAACTCAGGAGAGGGTTGGTCTTCTAATTCATATAATGTACAATTCTAGAAAAGAGTTTCTTTATATCAAGCCTATAACGacaatgtttttatttttgttttattttatatttattaatattaaacttCATTTCATTCTTGTAAAATTACAAGCAATTCAAAGGAAATTCGAAATACATTCAAACTTCGttcataaaattaatcaagagaaaaataaatattacatagcctctacaaataataataagaaaaagggaaggaccaaaaatgacaaatttgacaaaatatttacaaaatatagcaaaatttcatattttatcaataatagaccaTGATAGACACATATATCATTATATTAGTGACATTGATATACAATGATAAAAGGTTATCAATTTCTATAActtatagaataaaaaaatttgctataaatggtaaatattttagtttaatttattatattgaaaataccTCTAAAAAATGGGGTGTTTgcaaaaaaatagtaaaaaaatttaaaatggaatgataaaaaatggcaaatttgataaagtatttataaaatatagcaaaacttcagattttatcaataatagacattgatagatacatatatctttttatcgGTGACATTGATATACAGTGATAAAAGGTTATGAGTTTCTATAATGGATAGAATccaatattttgctataaattgtaaatattttaatttattatactatattaaaaataccTCTAAAAAGGgatgtttgcaaaaatagcaaaaaaattatgataatagaaccggtgtcactacattttctaaattgcaaaagttgcaaatttaaaagccgATAACCCTCTAATAGTTATTTGATAATCGTCTAATAGCcgtctgatatcactaattacttatcatatttttcataaatgtgCAAAGAAAAGAGGTACCATGACCTATTTGTTTCTAAATGTTTTAGTCATTGGATGAAATATCTCTCTAAAAAATGGGTATATCATTCTTATACACTTGGTTTATGAGATTCATTTAATATAACTTTGTAAGTTGAAATACCtacaatgaaaacaaataagatttctcaaaaataacaaatttgacaaaatatatacaacatataacaaattttttagattttatcaataatatacattgatagacactgataTGTTTTTACCAGTGGCATTGATAGACAGTGTCTATCAGTTTCTagcattgatagaatctaaaattttattaaaatttgtaaatattttactattttaaaaaatgcccttttaatatattagtttCAATAAACATATTAAACTTTGCAAactattaaatttaactaaaattaatatcaaactTGTTATATTCCTCTCATTTAACTAAAACCTAAACTTAATTAGATACTACACTCCACAAATCAAGTTTATGCTAACTTCAACCTCAATCTTCTCGATCTCTCATAAAGTATATAAACATtcgttattataatttttttattagaataatgaggtcaAAATGCATGAGAAGATAATCAAAACGCATAACTTAAGTTGTAAATACATatgtatttagaaatacatcttATATAAGTATCTTGCATGTTTTACGTGATTGTCATGTCTAAACGCAGGAtaatgaacaaagaaaaaaattagtgaaTTGCAGAAGACATCTCGCACAAGGACTACGCAATGAGAATTCATCAGGTGATTAACAtcgaacaaagaaaaaaaactagtgAATTGCAGGAGACATCTCGCACAAGGACTACGTGATGGGAACTCATCAAGTGATTAATGTCTATAGACGAGGAACCACGTCATCACATGAGGAGACTCACTAGAggacaagaatggtagttggagtGATGTGACTTCATAGAACCAGAGTCGGTACTGAAAATCTCAAAGGAATAGAAGTTTTTCGCCTAAAGCTGCTTATCCCCACCAAGACAAAGTGAGGTTCGAATAGACCTAAAAGGAGGTTTGCATGGACCAAAACCTAAAGAGTTGGTGGTAAGGATTAGCTTCACCAGCGTTTGTACATCACTCATTTATCTTGTTggatcatatattttttttagaaaatccCATTTAATATCTTAATCTAAAATCCACCCAACCAAATGTTTTACTTAgcttccaaattaaaataattaacatccACCATCAAATTAATCTTAATAAAGCCAACCTGtcatttaaataattcaagataattaatatgaaattgCCTCAAATTGGAGATATTACAATTACAAATGAGCTCAACGtacaaaatgtattttcaaagAATTTAAGAAAAGGATAATAAGTAAATGACAACAACTGttagtaaaatttcaaattccatTTTGATTGggatagatttaaaattttgttatattttaaaaatatttttgaatcaTTTTGTCATAGTTGTGAATGCTCgatccaaaattcaaaatttaaaatgctTTTAAGtttaacaatataatatattaaataattggtATCTTAAACATGATACATGCTTTATAGGcttattaagttaaataagTTTTACAAAAAAGCTGataagttattattaatttgtcacCCTAAGTGCTGCCTGATTAACATTGAATTcgtaaaaatgaaattaaaagttatatgTTTGAACAAATGAGAAGAATTCacacaaaaaaagattagGATGATGGTAGAGATTGGAAAAACTTATTAGGGAGTATGGATGTTACATGTGAATATGATGATCGATCTTTACAATATTCCATCATAAATTCAATTAACAGCCGCACATGTACTTCTAATCTCCCCTGCAGAGCCAGTAAGAACTTGAAATCTTCCCATTTTGATCATTGCTTGTCCAAACTTGAAGCCGAAGTCAGATCGGAACGCCACATTCAACACCAAATCCTTTGTTAACGGATCCAAAGCAAGTTGTTGATCAATTTCCAGTATTCCTCTCCGTCGTGATATCTGCCTATGGAACGAGTTGTCAACTGCAAAAGAACTCATACGGTTCTGGTCGAGAAATACGGTGTTTTCGTCGCCGAAATCTTCAGGACATTGCGTTTGTAAATCGTTCAGAAACAACTGATCATCGATGGTCGGGTCAGGTCCCCCTGTGTTCTTGTAATTATACAGGCGATCCTTGAAGAAAATGCAATGTGATACACCAACAGTGTGACTGCctgtttgtgtttgtttcAAGCAAACATAAGTGATCATAAACTtcaagccttttttttttctattgtgaAAATTAAgccttttattgtttttactttAGCTATTGCTTCGTTGTTTCTTAAGAACATATTcattgttaataaattttgtgcAAATTTTTactgtaaaaaaaaagaagacccATTATTCGCACACCCTAACGTTTGGGGTTTGTGCATTAGGGGAGAGAAAAATATGAGGATCAAATTTACGATAGCCGCGGGGTTCTCATTAAGTTTGAGCTGTTTTCATGTGTTCTCCTCTCCtactatttttcattatttatttagaaataataacataacataacattcttttctcttttttttgtaattagaAATTACTGACTGATAGactaaattaattcaattgttGGTTTGAAATTCTAATTGATACCTACCTCAAATTTTAGGCTTACAAAATTGATGATATATTTTCCTAGATtacaattttaacatttaatttattttgaataaatgtTGTCAAAATGACCTATATAGTTCAACTAATAAAGTTTAGTAGTTCGAAAATCCTATctcctaaaaaataattaaaataaaaaaaaatactcaacTAAAGATTCCATTCTCTAACTCTATGTTGCACTAAAAATGTATGATAAAAAATGGGAATTTGTTGGGTAGACAAGCTGGGGGTACTCACCAAGAAGATAAACCATCTCTGTAACAGTAAGGTTTCTTTTGGAGAAGACTGCAATTGAGTCTTTGACAGATATTGAAGGCCCCGGAAGATCAATTATGTTGGCTGGTTGTAAGGCATCTCGTCGTCCGGTTTCGACCCTGTATCGTCCTCCTCCAGCCTGCAAAAGAGTACAGTGCAGTAATGATTGAATGTAAGTCCCAGTGTGTATGTGAGAAAGATTTGTGTGTATGGATAAAAGAGAAGCAAACTAACCCAATTAACAGCATCTCTGGTAGCCATGGCGATAATATCAGCACAAGATACAATACCCGGACATGTCTTCTCTAATTGACTCTTCACTGCATCAATCAGATCATAGCCTCGAACAGTCAAGTTCGGAGGGGCATCCTTCTCGCTATTGCTTCCATCTAGGAGGAGGGAAGCGTCACATCcctatcaaaataatatatttttagaaaaatacttaaatgtATCTTGAATCCCATTTTGCACAAATACATTGTCCAATGCTAATTATTTGAcctattattaaaaatttatctttcatcatttattaaatattttaattaattattatctaGAGACTATAATGTGATGCTTAAAGATGTGTATACGGATATATTTCCTTTCtagtatatatattgtgacaaatatcaaattataatcCTAAACAAAGAATTGTATCTATTAAAACTATGAATTGTATTGatttaaaccttaaactttTATGCGTATATCAAGTTACATTCTTCTCATATTTAATTGTGAGAGCttataattgttaattaaatttctgaAGTTAATTAATTCAGGTTGTTCAATACATCGTAactacaaga
This genomic interval carries:
- the LOC116401766 gene encoding putative germin-like protein 9-2, giving the protein MAFLSTKSTTFFFFFFFFILSIFSMAKSSDPDPVVDYLTSPLDAIINGTFFTFTGLRSAFTDFPSNFKPTKATFSEFPALLSQSVSMAILQYPAGSINPPHSHPRSAELLLVVSGSLQVGFVDTANQFFNQTLQVGDLFLFPKGLVHFQLNVDPRNSATAIATFASANPGTVALPSSTVFTSGISDEVLAEAFKTDVAVIQSIRAGLTPPKS
- the LOC101210173 gene encoding peroxidase 60; the protein is MPAKIPLRLRGLPTIIILLLSFSPPSFGALEEGFYKGKCGFRDVESIVGGVVTAALKRDRTLVAALLRLHFHDCFVSGCDASLLLDGSNSEKDAPPNLTVRGYDLIDAVKSQLEKTCPGIVSCADIIAMATRDAVNWAGGGRYRVETGRRDALQPANIIDLPGPSISVKDSIAVFSKRNLTVTEMVYLLGSHTVGVSHCIFFKDRLYNYKNTGGPDPTIDDQLFLNDLQTQCPEDFGDENTVFLDQNRMSSFAVDNSFHRQISRRRGILEIDQQLALDPLTKDLVLNVAFRSDFGFKFGQAMIKMGRFQVLTGSAGEIRSTCAAVN